The Mercenaria mercenaria strain notata unplaced genomic scaffold, MADL_Memer_1 contig_960, whole genome shotgun sequence genome has a segment encoding these proteins:
- the LOC123548829 gene encoding uncharacterized protein LOC123548829: MTLYNGAEACITCEEPGRTVTQGRGHSRCYPYRPSVSRFPIRSSANILQLMNAATDRNRQKGFKGVSGLAHLSKFNLVYGTVPDYMHCVLLGIVKTLMCRWFSPKESGKDYFVGKDLKQISDRFLKIKPPYFIERLPRDLEKHYMHFKATELQAFLLFYSVPCLHGYLAERFLQHFALLSEAIHILLGENITRDCLERSEFLLERFYSQFSVLYGEGSCGLNVHNACLHMPMYVRKLGPLWAWSCFSFEDANAMILQSVHGTGDVVKQALRKQEIAMYIRSSDEIRKASRSKLKVTYKAQNCDVLGALHRIERNLPACIRESLGAENAENLKKIQRVIVNGEKFYSAEYSRMKRRNCHAVLYSGDKFGLIQYFVLVQPSNKVYAVLKKIDSNVDSWLCTYEAAKHLNPVVLTNSFNVVGVESLNTTLLIIDLENGQEAVVAKMPNRHGHAVMK; this comes from the coding sequence ATGACTTTATACAATGGTGCAGAGGCATGTATCACTTGTGAGGAGCCAGGAAGAACTGTAACTCAAGGAAGAGGACACAGTAGGTGCTACCCATACCGTCCTTCAGTGTCTCGTTTTCCCATACGTTCATCAGCAAATATATTGCAGTTAATGAATGCTGCTACTGACAGAAACAGACAGAAAGGTTTCAAAGGTGTATCGGGTCTTGCACATTTATCAAAGTTTAATTTAGTGTATGGAACCGTTCCTGATTATATGCACTGTGTTTTGCTAGGAATTGTGAAAACTTTAATGTGCAGATGGTTCTCTCCAAAGGAAAGTGGAAAAGATTACTTTGTTGGTAAAGACTTGAAGCAGATATCCGATAGATTTCTCAAGATAAAACCGCCATATTTTATTGAACGCTTGCCACGTGACCTGGAAAAACATTATATGCATTTTAAAGCAACTGAACTTCAAGCATTTTTGCTGTTTTACTCTGTGCCTTGTCTCCATGGTTATCTTGCTGAAAGATTCCTGCAGCACTTTGCACTGCTTTCAGAGGCAATACATATATTGCTTGGGGAAAACATCACCAGAGATTGTCTTGAAAGGTCTGAATTTCTCCTTGAAAGGTTCTACTCTCAGTTTAGTGTATTATATGGGGAAGGTTCTTGTGGACTTAATGTACACAATGCTTGTTTACATATGCCCATGTATGTGAGAAAACTTGGTCCACTATGGGCCTGGAGCTGCTTTTCTTTTGAAGATGCAAATGCCATGATTTTACAGTCAGTACATGGAACTGGAGATGTAGTGAAACAAGCCTTGAGGAAACAAGAAATTGCGATGTACATCCGTTCATCAGATGAAATTAGAAAAGCTTCTCGGTCAAAACTTAAAGTTACATATAAAGCACAAAACTGTGATGTTCTGGGAGCGTTGCATAGAATTGAGAGGAATCTGCCTGCTTGTATAAGAGAATCTCTTGGTGCTGAAAATGCAGAAAATCTTAAGAAGATTCAAAGAGTTATTGTGAATGGTGAAAAATTTTACAGTGCTGAATATTCAAGGATGAAAAGGAGAAATTGTCATGCTGTACTATATTCAGGAGACAAATTTGGTCTGATACAGTACTTTGTATTAGTCCAACCCTCTAACAAGGTTTATGCAGTTTTGAAGAAAATCGATTCCAATGTTGATTCTTGGCTTTGTACATATGAAGCAGCAAAGCATTTAAATCCAGTTGTTCTGACAAATTCATTCAATGTCGTTGGCGTTGAAAGTCTTAATACTACATTGCTGATTATCGATCTGGAAAATGGACAAGAGGCAGTTGTTGCTAAAATGCCGAACAGACATGGTCATGCTGTCATGAAATAA